The window TGTTGAAAGTATCTACTCTATGGACGGCGATTCGGCCCTAATAAAGGATATCGTTGATATAACAGAAAGGTACGGTGCGCATTTAATTGTTGATGAAGCACATGCAGTTGGCTTATTCAAAAAAGGCTTAACCAATCAACTTGGCCTCCAAAACCGCGTGTTTGCCACGGTTGTCACTTTTGGTAAGGCACTTGGCAGTCACGGGGCTATTGTGCTGGGCAGCAAGGTGCTAAAGCAATACCTGATAAACTTTGCCCGGCCATTTATTTATAGCACGGCCCCCTCCTTTCATCATTTAGCTTCGATAAAAATGGCTTATCGGCTTTTAAATAATGCCGAAGAGGAAATTATCAACTTGAAAAACAACATCGCATATTTTAAAAAGCATGTTGACTTCAATAGTGATTACCCTTTATTGCAAAGTGATAGCGCTATCCAATGTATTATTTTAAAAAACAATGACACGGCCCGCCTGATAGCAAATACCTTACAGTCAGCCGGTTTAGATGTACGACCCATTTTAAGCCCAACGGTAGCCGCCGGTACGGAACGTATAAGAATATGCCTGCATAGTTTTAATACCTTAAATGAATTAGCTTTGCTTTGCAATACAGTAAATAATTTTATTAATGCCCGCTAAACAACCCATTTTTATTACCGGCATTGGCACCGGTATTGGCAAAACTATAACATCGGCAATTGTGACCGAAAAATTAAAAGCCGATTATTGGAAACCTATCCAATCAGGCGATTTGGATAATAGCGATACCATGAAAGTACAAAGCCTGGTTTCCAATCCTATAACAAAATTTCATACCGAAGCATATCGCTTAACACAGCCATTTTCACCTCATAAATCAGCCGCAATTGATAAGATTAGCATC is drawn from Mucilaginibacter ginsenosidivorax and contains these coding sequences:
- a CDS encoding aminotransferase class I/II-fold pyridoxal phosphate-dependent enzyme — encoded protein: MTSASEHLKIKIDERKEAGIYRSLKPGNSLVDFCSNDYLGFARSAVLKEDVKAEFNSHPLSLNGSTGSRLLSGNSQYAEDLEQEIAAFHEFEAGLLFNSGYDANLGLLSSLAQRGDTIILDELIHASAIDGARLSNANRYSFKHNSMESLEAKLKASKGNCYVVVESIYSMDGDSALIKDIVDITERYGAHLIVDEAHAVGLFKKGLTNQLGLQNRVFATVVTFGKALGSHGAIVLGSKVLKQYLINFARPFIYSTAPSFHHLASIKMAYRLLNNAEEEIINLKNNIAYFKKHVDFNSDYPLLQSDSAIQCIILKNNDTARLIANTLQSAGLDVRPILSPTVAAGTERIRICLHSFNTLNELALLCNTVNNFINAR